A genomic segment from Polyangium mundeleinium encodes:
- a CDS encoding MGH1-like glycoside hydrolase domain-containing protein, protein MQAWKTEEHHRLAQARERVLRWKDWGPYVAERAWGTVREDYSASGDAWGYFPHDHARSRAYRWNEDGLAGICDRTQILCLALALWNGRDPILKERLFGVTGPEGNHGEDVKEVYHYEDATPTSSYLRFLYKYPQRRYPYEKLVAGNRTRGGDEPELETWDLGLYDEGRYFDVTVEYAKRAPHDILMVVTIENRGPEDAPIHVLPHLWFRNTWSWDEIVVAPPEIQEGERGEGFTSLRCNHHDLGAFHLYIEGDDTTLLFTNNETNTERLFGSPSRTPYVKDAFHARVVHGDESKTNPAGRGSKAAAWRMFNVPAGGRVVLRARLCPEPERAPFEGSDELLAQRKAEADAFYLAMQGPHMSDERRTIQRQASAGLLWSMQFYHYDVDVWLRGDALAPPAERLRGRNKDFRHLSVADVISMPDKWEYPWFAAWDLAFHALALAPIDMDLAKNQLKLMVKEWYQHPNGQVPAYEWEFGDINPPILAWAAYQLYKIERKQSGKGDRLFLERMFHKLLINFAWWVNKRDAEGNNVFEGGFLGLDNISIFDRSEPPPPGMKLEQADATAWMAMYCIDIMRIALELAMENSAYEDAASKFFEHFLRIAYTFHHAEPPEIPLWDDAEGFYFDILTVHGEPHHLPVRSMVGLIPLFAVHVIGPEVYRKLDNFRRRMEWFLGKNPHLAEALIKRPDGRYVLTAVPPGKLERVLGHLFNEDEFLSPFGPRSLSKEHQKRPVVLWQGERRLEVSYEPGESRSRMKGGNSNWRGPVWLPTAYMIYRSLLRLEHGFGDVLCIPATRTHGPRTLREAADEIATRLVALFERGPDGKRPVYGDTDLFQFDPHFRDNLLFYEYFHGDTGEGLGASHQTGWTGLVGDLVLRLERHRRDELA, encoded by the coding sequence ATGCAGGCGTGGAAGACCGAGGAGCACCATCGACTCGCCCAGGCGCGCGAGCGTGTTCTTCGCTGGAAGGACTGGGGGCCCTACGTCGCGGAGCGCGCCTGGGGCACCGTCCGGGAGGACTACAGCGCCAGTGGGGATGCCTGGGGGTATTTCCCGCACGACCACGCGCGGAGCCGCGCCTATCGCTGGAACGAGGACGGCCTCGCGGGGATCTGTGATCGCACGCAGATCCTCTGCCTCGCCCTTGCCTTGTGGAACGGCCGCGATCCCATTCTGAAAGAGCGCCTCTTTGGCGTCACCGGCCCCGAAGGCAATCACGGCGAGGACGTCAAGGAGGTCTACCATTACGAGGACGCGACCCCGACGTCGAGTTACCTCCGCTTCCTCTACAAATATCCCCAGCGTCGTTATCCGTACGAAAAGCTCGTCGCGGGAAATCGCACGCGCGGCGGCGACGAACCCGAGCTCGAGACCTGGGACCTCGGCCTCTACGACGAGGGTCGATACTTCGACGTCACCGTCGAATACGCGAAACGCGCGCCCCATGACATCTTGATGGTCGTCACCATCGAGAACCGCGGCCCCGAGGATGCCCCGATTCACGTCTTGCCGCACCTCTGGTTCCGCAACACCTGGTCGTGGGACGAGATCGTCGTCGCGCCGCCCGAGATCCAAGAAGGCGAACGCGGCGAGGGGTTCACCTCCCTCCGCTGCAATCACCACGATCTCGGCGCCTTCCACCTTTACATCGAGGGCGACGACACGACCCTCCTTTTCACGAACAACGAGACCAACACCGAGCGCCTCTTTGGCTCGCCGTCGCGCACGCCGTACGTCAAGGATGCCTTCCACGCTCGCGTCGTCCACGGCGACGAATCCAAGACAAACCCCGCCGGGCGTGGCTCGAAGGCGGCGGCGTGGCGCATGTTCAACGTACCCGCCGGGGGCCGTGTCGTCCTCCGTGCGCGGCTCTGCCCCGAGCCCGAGCGGGCTCCGTTCGAGGGCTCGGACGAGCTCCTCGCGCAACGCAAGGCCGAGGCGGACGCGTTTTACCTGGCCATGCAAGGCCCGCACATGTCCGACGAGCGCCGGACGATCCAGCGCCAGGCCTCCGCGGGCCTGCTCTGGTCCATGCAGTTTTACCATTACGACGTCGACGTCTGGCTCCGCGGCGACGCGCTCGCGCCGCCGGCCGAGCGGCTCCGCGGCCGAAACAAGGACTTCCGGCACCTCTCGGTCGCCGACGTCATCTCCATGCCCGACAAATGGGAATATCCCTGGTTCGCGGCCTGGGACCTCGCCTTCCATGCGCTCGCGCTCGCACCGATCGACATGGACCTCGCGAAAAATCAGCTCAAGCTGATGGTCAAGGAGTGGTACCAGCACCCGAACGGACAGGTTCCGGCCTACGAATGGGAGTTCGGCGACATCAATCCCCCGATCCTCGCCTGGGCCGCCTACCAGCTCTACAAGATCGAGCGCAAACAGAGCGGGAAGGGCGATCGTCTTTTCCTCGAACGCATGTTCCATAAACTGCTCATCAACTTCGCCTGGTGGGTGAACAAGCGCGACGCCGAGGGAAACAACGTCTTCGAGGGCGGCTTCCTTGGCCTCGACAACATCTCCATCTTCGACCGCAGCGAGCCGCCGCCGCCCGGCATGAAGCTCGAACAGGCCGACGCGACCGCGTGGATGGCGATGTATTGCATCGACATCATGCGGATCGCGCTCGAGCTCGCCATGGAAAACTCTGCGTACGAGGACGCCGCGAGCAAGTTCTTCGAGCATTTCCTCCGCATCGCCTACACCTTCCACCACGCCGAGCCCCCCGAGATCCCGCTATGGGACGACGCCGAGGGGTTTTACTTCGACATCCTCACGGTCCACGGCGAGCCCCACCACCTGCCCGTGCGCTCCATGGTCGGCCTCATTCCCCTCTTCGCCGTGCACGTCATCGGCCCCGAGGTCTATCGCAAGCTCGACAACTTCCGCCGCCGCATGGAGTGGTTCCTCGGGAAAAACCCCCACCTCGCCGAGGCCCTCATCAAGCGCCCCGACGGCCGGTACGTCCTCACGGCCGTCCCGCCCGGAAAGCTCGAACGCGTCCTCGGCCACCTCTTCAACGAGGACGAGTTCCTCTCGCCGTTCGGCCCGCGCTCCCTCTCGAAAGAGCACCAGAAACGGCCTGTCGTTCTTTGGCAGGGCGAACGCCGGCTGGAGGTGAGCTACGAGCCGGGGGAATCGAGGAGTCGCATGAAAGGCGGGAACTCGAACTGGCGTGGTCCCGTCTGGCTGCCCACGGCATACATGATTTATCGCTCGCTCCTCCGCCTCGAACACGGCTTCGGCGACGTTTTGTGTATACCTGCCACGCGCACGCACGGGCCCCGCACGCTCCGCGAGGCTGCCGACGAGATCGCGACGCGCCTCGTCGCCCTCTTCGAGCGCGGACCCGACGGCAAGAGGCCCGTGTACGGTGACACCGACCTCTTCCAGTTCGACCCGCATTTCCGGGACAACCTCCTCTTTTACGAATATTTTCACGGAGACACCGGCGAGGGGCTCGGGGCCTCGCACCAGACCGGCTGGACGGGCCTCGTCGGGGATCTCGTGCTGCGACTCGAACGGCATCGGAGGGACGAGTTGGCATGA
- a CDS encoding acyl-CoA reductase: MSAEAEARARVLRVVAAGRRIQDPNDPLGAEARARLPEVTGLDPKGVELALSAHLETQPTDAEIDTLLARTGRAPRCHLVLAANVCTAPLRALALAAATSPDIVVRPSRRDPVVTDLLVRALAADETFVQTHHASLTRASTISPAPGDELHVYGSDASIEAVTRSLPAGVCVRGHGTGIGLAVVGADAALDDAAEALARDVVPFDQRGCLSPRFVLVEGGEPHAEQFVQALDAALARTAARIPRGPLDPALAAEITLYGASMEAVGLFLARPSHAVGFDPSPRALVLPPAARVVHVVALALEQAPQLLAPWAPFVTAVGSSDDGALARAVLERAPFARCSPLGAMQRPPLDGPVDLRPSRA, from the coding sequence ATGAGCGCCGAGGCCGAGGCGAGGGCGCGTGTCCTCCGCGTAGTCGCCGCGGGCAGGCGCATCCAGGATCCGAACGATCCGCTCGGCGCCGAGGCACGTGCGCGTTTGCCCGAGGTCACCGGCCTCGATCCGAAGGGCGTCGAGCTTGCGCTCTCGGCGCACCTGGAGACGCAGCCGACGGACGCCGAGATCGACACGCTGCTCGCGCGCACCGGCCGCGCGCCCCGCTGCCACCTCGTCCTCGCAGCCAACGTCTGCACCGCGCCGCTCCGCGCGCTCGCGCTTGCCGCCGCGACCTCACCTGACATCGTCGTGCGTCCCTCGCGCCGTGATCCCGTGGTCACCGACCTCCTCGTCCGCGCGCTTGCCGCCGACGAAACGTTCGTCCAGACGCACCACGCCTCCCTCACGCGTGCCTCCACCATCTCACCCGCGCCAGGCGACGAGCTGCACGTCTACGGCTCGGACGCCTCGATCGAAGCCGTCACACGAAGCCTTCCGGCGGGCGTTTGCGTGCGGGGACATGGCACCGGCATCGGGCTCGCGGTCGTTGGAGCCGACGCCGCGCTCGACGACGCTGCCGAGGCCCTCGCGCGGGACGTCGTCCCCTTCGATCAACGCGGGTGTTTGTCTCCGCGCTTCGTCCTCGTCGAGGGCGGAGAACCCCACGCGGAACAGTTTGTCCAAGCGCTCGATGCCGCCCTCGCCCGCACCGCTGCGCGTATCCCCCGCGGCCCCCTCGATCCCGCGCTCGCTGCCGAAATCACGCTGTACGGCGCCTCGATGGAGGCCGTCGGCCTCTTCCTCGCGCGCCCCTCGCATGCCGTCGGCTTCGACCCTTCCCCACGAGCGCTCGTCTTGCCGCCGGCTGCGCGCGTCGTTCACGTCGTCGCGCTCGCGCTCGAACAAGCGCCGCAGCTCCTCGCCCCGTGGGCGCCGTTCGTCACGGCCGTGGGCTCGTCGGACGACGGTGCCCTCGCGCGCGCTGTCCTCGAACGCGCACCGTTTGCGCGCTGCTCGCCGCTCGGCGCGATGCAGCGCCCGCCCCTCGATGGGCCTGTGGACTTGCGCCCGTCCCGCGCATGA
- a CDS encoding radical SAM protein encodes MPLLDVVLGYDCNLACTYCTITEAMRRRALSTEQVAREIDRAATRGFRDVAFTGGEPTIRSDLPALVRYAKKRGFEHVKVASNGLRYAHAPYLSLLAEAGVDQFHVSMHAPSDAAYEETVQREGTAELRRKAIENLVARGLDPIADLILKEDTYRDVRAWVEGLFAQGIRHFRLWLVSLTDGNRANVDQLPRLSDVAAKAREAFEAARKGGYEVHALHIPRCFLPGYEDHVRHPGADVVRVVTPDEVFDLKNSRLTGGVKPAGCEGCRFFEACPGLRPDYVDRFGGDEVNSVPA; translated from the coding sequence GTGCCGCTGCTCGATGTGGTCCTCGGCTACGACTGCAACCTCGCGTGTACCTACTGCACGATCACCGAGGCGATGCGGCGTCGCGCGCTGTCGACGGAGCAGGTGGCGCGGGAGATCGATCGGGCCGCCACACGAGGCTTCCGCGATGTCGCGTTCACCGGCGGCGAGCCGACGATCCGGAGCGATCTGCCAGCGCTCGTGCGGTACGCGAAGAAGCGCGGGTTCGAGCACGTGAAGGTCGCGTCGAACGGTCTCAGGTACGCGCATGCGCCGTACCTTTCGCTGCTCGCCGAAGCGGGCGTGGATCAGTTCCACGTGTCGATGCACGCGCCGAGCGACGCAGCCTACGAGGAGACAGTGCAACGCGAAGGGACGGCAGAGCTGCGGCGAAAGGCGATCGAGAACCTCGTCGCGCGGGGGCTCGATCCGATCGCGGATCTGATCCTGAAGGAGGACACGTACCGGGACGTGCGCGCGTGGGTCGAGGGGCTTTTCGCGCAGGGAATCCGGCATTTTCGGCTGTGGCTCGTGTCGTTGACGGACGGAAACCGCGCGAACGTGGACCAGCTCCCGCGTCTTTCGGACGTGGCCGCGAAAGCGCGCGAGGCGTTCGAGGCGGCGCGGAAAGGCGGCTACGAGGTGCACGCGCTGCACATCCCGCGGTGCTTTTTGCCGGGGTACGAGGATCACGTGCGGCACCCGGGCGCGGACGTCGTGCGGGTCGTGACGCCGGACGAGGTGTTCGATCTGAAAAACTCGCGCCTCACGGGTGGCGTGAAGCCCGCAGGATGCGAGGGCTGTCGGTTCTTCGAGGCGTGCCCGGGGCTGCGCCCCGACTACGTGGATCGCTTCGGCGGGGACGAGGTCAACAGCGTGCCGGCGTGA
- a CDS encoding (2Fe-2S)-binding protein — protein MKTLVCRCEDVTLHELEAALDRGYRDIESVKRYTGFGTGWCQGKWCLALCARLVSERGGDVDKPITPRPPYHPVSLSVLAGLDDLDLPGGGPHHGEGGDTAPRPESSSHAGTLLTSSPPKRST, from the coding sequence ATGAAAACCCTGGTTTGCCGCTGTGAGGACGTGACGCTCCACGAGCTTGAAGCGGCCCTCGATCGTGGCTACCGCGACATCGAGTCGGTCAAGCGGTACACCGGCTTCGGGACTGGCTGGTGCCAGGGCAAGTGGTGCCTCGCGCTCTGCGCGCGCCTCGTTTCCGAGCGCGGCGGCGACGTCGACAAGCCCATCACCCCGAGGCCGCCGTACCACCCCGTCTCGCTCTCCGTCCTCGCGGGCCTCGACGACCTCGACCTGCCCGGCGGCGGCCCGCACCACGGCGAGGGCGGGGACACGGCCCCGAGGCCTGAATCTTCGTCTCACGCCGGCACGCTGTTGACCTCGTCCCCGCCGAAGCGATCCACGTAG
- a CDS encoding GAF domain-containing protein: MPSRPSDEVLANDPAVTPVVSTLPPPPESQNPVRREVRLDRVLDFVSFVAKPMPLSVLLDEAPKRIAAIVQAEIVSLYLLEGDGDALVLRGNVGFPVGARGTVRMSVGEGLTGTAVATRRPVAVVKAPGDQRWRAFPFIDEDRYPVFLAVPILGFDRVLGAIVVQRAGDKAYRPSDVRLLVALTAPIASAIRHAEVLRELRDKKLRRTGGGTRKVTLPGVPSVPGRSLGAVAALRRPATSPQRKATGEDPKLLRGAWSAAEKALSALVARAGKLGLSREAAFLSTYELMIGDLRLRQRASELVAEGHGVAQALGLVAREGVRAANGIVGDPFLQERARDMEDLCDALVMLASPDARAELPTKAVLIGDRLTVFDLVVSARTHPVGVVLSERASDPRTPVLLRLLGLPSITQVEGLFQWASPGDVVLLDADHGFLVINPSRAEMATLRAERKKGKAPPDVSETTEAEVESDPME, from the coding sequence ATGCCGTCGCGTCCCTCCGACGAAGTCCTCGCCAACGACCCTGCGGTGACGCCGGTCGTCTCGACCTTGCCCCCGCCGCCGGAGTCGCAGAACCCCGTGCGCCGCGAGGTTCGCCTCGACCGCGTCCTCGACTTCGTTTCGTTTGTGGCCAAACCGATGCCCCTCTCGGTCCTCCTCGACGAGGCCCCGAAACGCATCGCCGCCATCGTCCAGGCCGAGATCGTCTCGCTCTACCTCCTCGAAGGGGACGGCGACGCGCTCGTCCTTCGCGGCAACGTCGGGTTTCCCGTGGGCGCGCGCGGCACCGTGCGCATGTCCGTCGGCGAAGGCCTCACGGGGACGGCCGTCGCGACCAGGCGGCCCGTCGCCGTCGTGAAAGCGCCCGGCGATCAGCGCTGGCGCGCGTTTCCGTTCATCGACGAGGACCGTTACCCCGTCTTTCTTGCCGTCCCCATCCTCGGCTTCGACCGCGTGCTCGGCGCGATCGTCGTGCAGCGCGCGGGCGACAAGGCCTACCGCCCGAGCGACGTCCGGCTCCTCGTCGCGCTCACCGCGCCGATCGCCTCGGCGATCCGGCATGCCGAGGTTCTCCGCGAGCTACGCGACAAGAAGCTTCGCCGCACAGGCGGCGGCACCCGCAAGGTCACGCTCCCCGGCGTCCCTTCGGTTCCGGGCCGATCGCTCGGCGCCGTCGCGGCCCTGCGCCGCCCGGCCACCTCGCCGCAGCGCAAGGCCACGGGCGAGGATCCGAAGCTCCTCCGTGGTGCCTGGAGCGCGGCCGAGAAGGCGCTCTCGGCGCTCGTCGCCCGCGCGGGCAAGCTCGGGCTCTCGCGCGAGGCGGCGTTCCTCTCCACGTACGAGCTCATGATCGGCGACCTGCGCCTTCGTCAGCGCGCGTCCGAGCTCGTCGCCGAGGGCCACGGCGTCGCGCAGGCGCTCGGCCTCGTCGCGCGTGAGGGCGTGCGCGCGGCGAACGGCATCGTCGGGGATCCCTTCCTGCAGGAGCGCGCCCGCGACATGGAGGACCTCTGCGACGCGCTCGTCATGCTCGCGTCGCCCGACGCGCGCGCGGAGCTCCCGACAAAGGCCGTGCTCATCGGCGATCGGCTCACCGTGTTCGACCTCGTCGTCTCGGCGCGCACGCATCCCGTGGGCGTCGTGCTCAGCGAGCGCGCCTCGGATCCCCGCACGCCGGTGCTCTTGCGGCTGCTCGGCTTGCCGTCGATCACGCAGGTCGAGGGCCTCTTCCAGTGGGCGTCGCCCGGCGACGTCGTGCTGCTCGACGCGGATCACGGCTTCCTCGTGATCAACCCGTCGCGCGCGGAAATGGCCACGCTCCGGGCCGAGCGGAAGAAGGGCAAAGCGCCGCCCGACGTGTCCGAAACGACCGAGGCCGAGGTTGAAAGCGACCCGATGGAATGA
- a CDS encoding aspartate aminotransferase family protein, whose protein sequence is MPLSEFPAPAEELTGDQLPEIRVPPPGPASRSLLGRLERVECPAFGTRRKTREETSGAEMAPIVLASGKGANLFDVDGNRYVDLVAGFGSLLLGHGATSVTRAIEAQSDRLIQALGDVYAADIKVALLERLASLHPSVAPRVLLCQSGSDAITAALKTVTLATGKPGVVAFEGAYHGLGYGPLAALGLRESYREPFNLQLNPHVSFAPYPAAEADLDRSLGAVEKALAAGNVGAVLVEPILGRGGIIVPPERFLRDLCELAHRHGALVIADEIWTGLGRSGSMVRSTAVGAAIDVLVFGKGLGGGLPIAACIAADEVMQAWAREGEVVHTSTHAGAPLACATAIATLDSLRFRQLVNKTREIGARTKEYLTAVLAGVPGVVDVRGEGLMLGVAFESGALALQTMRRMLEAGYVVITGGQKGEVITWTPPLTIAEEQLTAAANAMKATLA, encoded by the coding sequence ATGCCCCTGAGCGAGTTTCCCGCCCCCGCAGAGGAACTGACGGGTGATCAGCTCCCCGAGATCCGTGTGCCGCCTCCGGGCCCTGCGTCGCGTAGCCTCCTCGGCAGGCTCGAACGCGTCGAGTGCCCGGCGTTCGGCACGCGGCGCAAGACGCGCGAGGAGACGAGCGGCGCAGAGATGGCGCCGATCGTGCTCGCCTCGGGCAAGGGCGCGAACCTGTTCGACGTCGATGGCAACCGCTACGTCGACCTCGTGGCCGGCTTCGGATCGCTCCTGCTCGGGCACGGCGCGACGAGCGTGACGCGCGCGATCGAGGCGCAGTCCGATCGGCTCATCCAGGCGCTCGGCGACGTGTACGCTGCCGACATCAAGGTCGCACTACTCGAACGGCTCGCGTCGCTACATCCAAGCGTGGCGCCGCGCGTGCTGCTTTGCCAGAGCGGGAGCGACGCGATCACTGCCGCGCTGAAGACGGTGACGCTCGCCACGGGCAAACCCGGCGTCGTCGCCTTCGAGGGCGCATACCACGGCCTTGGATACGGGCCGCTCGCCGCGCTCGGGCTGCGCGAGAGTTATCGCGAGCCGTTCAACCTCCAGCTCAACCCGCACGTCTCGTTCGCGCCGTATCCCGCGGCGGAGGCCGATCTCGATCGTTCGCTCGGCGCCGTGGAGAAGGCGCTCGCGGCCGGCAACGTCGGCGCGGTGCTGGTCGAGCCGATCCTTGGGCGCGGCGGCATCATCGTGCCGCCCGAGCGGTTCTTGCGGGACCTCTGCGAGCTCGCGCATCGGCACGGCGCGCTCGTGATCGCCGACGAGATCTGGACCGGGCTCGGTCGTTCGGGCTCGATGGTGCGATCGACGGCCGTGGGCGCAGCGATCGACGTGCTCGTGTTCGGCAAGGGCCTCGGCGGAGGTTTGCCGATCGCGGCGTGCATCGCGGCGGATGAGGTCATGCAGGCATGGGCGCGCGAGGGCGAGGTCGTGCACACGTCCACGCACGCGGGCGCGCCGCTCGCGTGCGCGACGGCGATCGCCACGCTCGACTCGCTCCGGTTTCGGCAGCTCGTCAACAAGACGCGTGAGATCGGCGCGCGGACGAAGGAGTACCTCACGGCGGTGCTCGCGGGCGTGCCAGGTGTCGTCGACGTGCGCGGCGAGGGCTTGATGCTCGGCGTCGCGTTCGAGAGCGGCGCGCTCGCCTTGCAGACGATGCGGCGCATGCTCGAAGCCGGGTACGTGGTGATCACGGGCGGGCAGAAGGGCGAGGTGATCACCTGGACGCCGCCGCTCACGATCGCCGAGGAGCAACTCACGGCGGCGGCGAACGCGATGAAGGCGACGCTCGCCTGA
- a CDS encoding GGDEF domain-containing protein has protein sequence MNDFDEKTRVTTVVQPPPGGGEAPRLGTDCLVVIYTKEPTLLGKRFVLEHNPTRVGRGADNHVVLDGDSVSRRHAQFRQQGGYWVVVDDGSTNGTYCNDEQISREVVLKNGDRVKIGPTIFKFLSGADVEAQYHEEIYRMTIIDGLTQIYNKRYLYEALEREIIRGRRHDRDLSILMFDIDHFKRINDVHGHLAGDYVLKEVARVVQSRIRRDEVFARYGGEEFSIVLPETSLEGAVALGETLRQKVADNAFVFQADSIKVTISLGAALLQESDRSAQDLIKRADEKLYMAKRTGRNRLCS, from the coding sequence GTGAACGACTTCGACGAAAAGACTCGCGTTACCACGGTGGTGCAGCCCCCGCCGGGTGGGGGTGAGGCGCCTCGGCTCGGGACCGACTGCCTCGTCGTCATTTACACGAAGGAGCCGACGCTGCTCGGCAAGCGCTTCGTGCTCGAGCACAACCCGACGCGGGTCGGTCGTGGCGCGGACAACCATGTGGTCCTCGACGGCGACTCGGTGTCGCGGCGCCACGCGCAGTTCCGCCAGCAGGGCGGCTACTGGGTCGTCGTCGACGACGGCAGCACGAACGGCACGTACTGCAACGACGAGCAGATCTCGCGCGAGGTCGTCCTGAAGAACGGCGACCGTGTGAAGATTGGCCCGACGATCTTCAAGTTCCTCTCCGGGGCCGACGTCGAGGCGCAGTACCACGAAGAGATCTACCGGATGACCATCATCGATGGTCTCACGCAGATCTACAACAAGCGCTACCTCTACGAAGCCCTCGAGCGCGAGATCATCCGCGGCCGCAGGCACGATCGGGATCTGTCGATCCTGATGTTCGACATCGACCACTTCAAGCGCATCAACGACGTGCACGGCCACCTCGCGGGCGACTACGTGCTGAAGGAGGTCGCGCGTGTCGTGCAGTCGCGCATCCGCCGCGACGAGGTCTTCGCACGGTACGGCGGCGAGGAGTTCTCGATCGTCCTGCCCGAGACCTCGCTCGAGGGCGCCGTCGCGCTCGGCGAGACGCTGCGGCAGAAGGTCGCGGACAACGCGTTCGTTTTTCAAGCCGACAGCATCAAGGTGACGATCAGCCTCGGCGCCGCGCTCCTGCAGGAGAGCGATCGCTCGGCGCAGGACCTCATCAAGCGCGCCGATGAGAAGCTCTACATGGCGAAGAGGACCGGCCGAAACAGGCTGTGCTCGTAA
- a CDS encoding peptidylprolyl isomerase: protein MSVLLALAFVCPACTSLATGPDWTGGGLETIGPARAAEREAVEERERQRIARLPTRIGARHILVMHQRSQQRPEDVTRTREEAKQKALECLRALRSGAAWASVVTECSDEPGAGDRGGDLGQFERGAMVKSFSDAAFELQINEISEVVETAYGFHIIQRTE from the coding sequence GTGTCCGTTCTCCTCGCGCTCGCGTTCGTCTGTCCCGCGTGCACCTCGCTCGCCACGGGGCCGGACTGGACGGGGGGCGGGCTCGAAACGATCGGCCCTGCGCGGGCGGCCGAGCGCGAGGCCGTCGAGGAGCGCGAGCGTCAGCGGATCGCCCGCCTGCCGACCCGCATCGGCGCGCGCCACATCCTCGTCATGCACCAGCGCTCCCAGCAGCGTCCCGAGGACGTCACCCGCACCCGCGAAGAGGCGAAGCAGAAGGCGCTGGAGTGCCTGCGCGCGTTGCGGTCGGGCGCGGCGTGGGCGTCGGTCGTCACCGAGTGCTCGGACGAGCCCGGGGCGGGTGATCGCGGCGGGGATCTCGGCCAGTTCGAGCGTGGCGCCATGGTCAAGTCCTTTTCGGATGCCGCGTTCGAGCTCCAGATCAACGAGATCAGCGAGGTTGTCGAGACCGCTTACGGTTTTCACATCATCCAGCGCACCGAATGA
- a CDS encoding LuxE/PaaK family acyltransferase, with protein MTVRPTSEALHGRVRAFVEGILRGAPPESFDDLALALARFQAAHVPALGRLVRARGIDLASARDAAVIPALPCDVFRLARIAAHAPDEDTLVFRTSGTSQGKEARGEHPFRTTATYELVALRWGERMLWPDRQDLGVLVLAPSIEEVADSSLGFMLDLFARELGGPVSFHVRSGVLDIEGVARAAAEARAAGRPALVLGASFAFVHLLDGAGTRDLSLPPGSRVMQTGGFKGRSREVEPTELRRAIASLFGVPGAHIVGEYGMTELSSQLYEGTLAAALGARSPARHGVYAPPPWMRVTACDPTTLAPLSPGETGILRFVDLANVDSSVAIQTSDLGRVTDDGVELFGRAPGATPRGCSLAIDEVLSRGSS; from the coding sequence GTGACGGTACGGCCTACGAGCGAAGCGCTGCATGGGCGCGTGCGGGCGTTCGTCGAGGGGATCTTGCGCGGCGCGCCGCCCGAGTCCTTCGACGACCTCGCACTTGCGCTCGCGCGTTTCCAGGCCGCGCACGTGCCTGCCCTCGGGCGCCTCGTCCGCGCGCGGGGCATCGACCTCGCGAGCGCGCGCGACGCGGCCGTGATCCCCGCGCTGCCTTGCGACGTCTTCCGGCTCGCGCGCATTGCCGCGCATGCGCCCGATGAAGACACGCTCGTGTTTCGGACGAGCGGCACGTCCCAGGGCAAGGAAGCGCGCGGGGAGCATCCGTTCCGCACCACCGCCACGTACGAGCTCGTCGCGCTTCGTTGGGGCGAGCGGATGCTCTGGCCCGATCGTCAAGACCTTGGCGTCCTTGTGCTCGCGCCGTCCATCGAGGAGGTCGCCGACTCGTCGCTCGGCTTCATGCTCGATCTCTTCGCCCGCGAGCTCGGTGGTCCTGTGAGCTTCCACGTGCGCAGCGGCGTGCTCGACATCGAAGGCGTGGCGCGCGCCGCGGCCGAAGCACGTGCCGCAGGCAGACCTGCGCTTGTGCTCGGCGCGTCGTTCGCGTTCGTGCACCTGCTCGACGGCGCCGGGACGCGGGATCTCTCGCTCCCGCCGGGCAGCCGCGTCATGCAGACCGGCGGCTTCAAAGGTCGCTCACGCGAGGTCGAGCCGACCGAGCTCCGGCGCGCGATCGCCTCCCTGTTCGGCGTCCCCGGGGCCCACATCGTGGGCGAATACGGCATGACCGAGCTTTCGAGTCAGCTCTACGAAGGCACGCTCGCCGCCGCGCTCGGCGCTCGGTCCCCGGCGCGGCACGGCGTGTACGCGCCGCCGCCGTGGATGCGCGTGACCGCCTGCGATCCCACGACGCTCGCGCCGCTCTCGCCGGGTGAGACGGGCATCCTGCGGTTCGTCGATCTCGCGAACGTCGACTCGTCCGTGGCGATCCAGACGTCGGACCTCGGGCGCGTGACCGACGACGGGGTCGAGCTCTTCGGCCGCGCGCCGGGCGCCACGCCGCGCGGATGCTCGCTCGCGATCGACGAGGTTCTCTCGCGCGGTTCGTCATGA